The DNA region ACTTAAATATAAATTTCTAACGGGACTTGTTAAAAAAACTTAAAATCAACAATCAAATAACCGCCGTAGAGTTGAGAGTAACAGATGAAGACGGGGAGCAAATCGGCATTATGAGCCGTGAAGAGGCGTTAAAGTTAGCCCAAGAAAGGGGCCTTGACTTGATTGAAGTGGCGCCAATGGCCAAGCCGCCGGTAGCCCGGATCTTCGACTACGGCAAATATCTTTACCGTGAGCAAAAGGAAGAAAGAAAACAAAGGGCTAAACAGAAAAAAGACTCTTCAAAAATCATCCGGCTCAATTTGAACACCGGTTTGAATGACTTAAAAATCAAGGCGGAAAAAGCAAGCGAGTTTCTAAAAGAAGGCACCCACGTTCAAATAGAACTTGTTTTAAAGGGCCGCGCCAAATACCATAAGACTTTTTCCGATTTAGGCAAGAAAAAAATTGAGGATTTTCTAAAATTAATCAGCACGCCAAATAAAGTTATTTCGGAACTAAAAAAACAGCCTCGAGGATTTAACATCACAATTATCAAACAGTAAAGACATTTTTTTATAAAGCGTTGCGGGCAGGCAGAATAAAATTAATATGCCTAAAATAAAAACCAACAAATCAATACAAAGCCGCATTAAAATAACCGGAGGGGGTAAATTATTAAGGCGCCCAACACATCAGTCGCACTTCAATGCCAAAGAATCTTCTAGACAAACACGAATAAAACATGGGGTTAAGCAGGTAAAAAAAAGTGATTATAAATCGTTTATAAAATATCTTCCGTATGCCAAGAGTTAAACGAGGGAAAATAGCGTTAAAAAGACGCGAAAAAATATTAAAATATACCAAGGGTTTCAAGTGGGGCCGTAAATCAAAAGAAAGAGCCGCTAAAGAAGCTCTGCTTCACGCGTGGGTTCACGCTTACCGCGACCGGAAAGTCAAAAAAAGAACTAACCGCGCTCTTTGGCAAATTCAGATTAATGCCGCGGTAAGACCGGAAGGATTAAATTATAGCCGATTTATGCACGGCCTCAAAAAAGCCAAAATTGAAATTGACAGGAAGATTTTATCGGAACTGGCGCGCAGCCATCCCGAAATTTTTAAGGAAATAATAGAAAAAGCTAAAATAAGTTAAAAAAGAAAAAAGCCGCTTTTAGCGGATTTTTTCTTTTTTAAGTAATAGTGTTTTTTTATCCGCACCGCGATTGTAGCCGCCAATTTTCCCGTCCGAACGAATCACTCTATGACAAGGAATTTTTGGATCAAAATTTTTATTTAAAATATTGCCGATCGCGCGCCACGCCTTCGGTTTCCCCGCCTCCTGGGCAATTTCTTTATAGGTCGCCGTTCTCCCTTTGGATACTCTCCTAACTGCCCTAAAAACTTTTTCTTTAAAACTATATTTCATAATAAAAAATAAAAAAATAACAAATGAGTAAATGTAGCCGGTCATGCGATAGTTGGACAAACTGCAATTTAATACTAACTCTCTAGATAAATCGGTTGCCCGCTTTCTAATGATTCCAGGCACTTTACAACCCTTACCATGGCTTTCGGATTTAATAATTTTATAGCTTCCTGCGGCTTAGAAAATTTATATTCGCTAATCTCCTTTTGGTCTATATTTATGCATTTAATCTTTTCTATTCCCAAAATTCCACCGAAAAATATAAATTTTAATGCATCGCCTTTTTCACGATTATGGGTGTAATCAACCAATAAGAGATCTTTAATTTTAACGTACAATCCTATTTCTTCTTTCACTTCGCGTCTACAACCCGCTAGTGGCGACTCGTCTTTATCAACTATTCCTCCTGGTAAAGTCCAATTTGGTTTATAAGATGGTTTAACAATTAAAATTTCTTTTTTCTTGTTAAGAAACAGAGCCGCTGACGCAACTCTTTTCCTTGGTAAATTTTTATAAAATTTTTTATCTATCATTATATTTTCTTTAATTTAAATTTTTTAATCCAGTCCTAATCTTCTAACTTAATTTCAGTTATTCGTGCGATCGTTGGACAAACTGCATTTTAAACTCTTGCTAAATCAAACATTAAAGTAAGCCGAACCTATTCCTTAAGTCGAACTCAATATCGACATCTCTCACTCTTAAGTATCTTATATAAGGTACTAATTCAAAAATCTCAGCTATAAAATCAATTTCATTTTTACATTCATGGGGATGGATAAAAACACTTTTTTGCATTGGATAAAAACCAATTTCCTTAAGTTTTACAGCCAGCGCCGTTCTTCCTTTTTTCTTATCTTCGGGAATATCAAAAGTTACTACGCGCCATAATCTATCCCATTTTAGAGGTTTTTTGATTTCAATTTTATCTAAATTGTAAACTAAAACCTTTTTTTGACCCACTTCAGTTAAGACAAGGCGAACAGTGCCATCTTTATTTTCTTTATAATCTATAATTTTTGCCTTGTATAATTTCTTTATTGATTCTCTTAAACTGCGCTCATTTACCTTTCTCCACTCTTTGGCAACGTCTTTCAAAATCTTAAAGTAGGCATCGGGACGGCCCGTCAAAGATAAAACGAGTCCCGCTTGCAAAAGCAATAAAACTTTTTTTCCCACGTGTCCTAAATGTCGCATTATCCAAGATAGTATCAAAAAATTTTGCGGTCGGTCAAGCGATCGCAGGACGAGCTACAAATCAACTGAAACAAAAAAATATTGAAACCAAAACCTTTAAACAAATACCACGCGCGGTAAAATCGAAGGGGAAATGTCGCTATTTTACTTTAATAATTTTAACATTTCTTTCCACGGCCTCGTGTTAACAATATCCGATGACTTGGCCCAGCCGCGGCGCGCTTGAGCGATGCCAAATTCCAAGTAATGGAAACTGTTTTTTGAGTGAGCATCGGTATCAATGGATAGTTTTACTCCGGCCCCAACCGCTTTGCGAATATATTCGTCTTTCAAATCAAGACGGTGGGGATCAGCGTCAATCTCAAGAACGGTGCCGGTTTCTTTAGCTATTTTAATGATTTCATCTATATCAACATCGTAGGGTTCGCGCTTTTGAATTAATCGGCCGGTGGGATGAAATAATATATCGGCATTTTTATTTATCATCGCCTTTATAATTCGTTTTGTTTGTTCTGCACGGGAAAGATTGAAATGCGAATGAACTGCGATCCCGACGACATCAAGCTTGGCTAAAACCGCATCTTCTATATCAAGCGAGCCATCTTTTAATATATTGACTTCAGCACCTTTTAAGATCCTGAATTTTGTCCCGCCGATGCGGGATTGAATTTTATCTATTGCAGCCATTTGTTTTAGTAATTTTTTTTCGTCGGAGCCGCCGGTCATCGCCAAACTTTTTGTGTGATCGGTAATGGCAATATATTCTAACCCCGCATCAAACGCGGCTTTTGCCATTTCTTCTATCGAGTTTTCACCATCAGTCCAATTAGTTTGGACTTGAAGATCCCCTTTTATTTCGTTGTATCCTATAAGTTTCGGAAGTTTATTTTTTAGAGCGACCTGAATTTCACCGCTATCAGTCCTTATTTCCGGAGGCGGTGTTTGCATTTTCAATGTTTTATAAATTTCTTCTTCGGTTCTTCCGACAATTAACTTTTTTCCTTTAAAAAGTCCGTACTCATTCAATTTATAACCCATTTTCTCGGCTAAGGCTCTCAAAGTTATATTATGCCGCTTGTCACCGGTAAAATACTGTAAAGTAGCTCCGAAACTTTTATCGGCCACAACACGAATATCGGCATCCATACCATTTTTTAGCCGCACCATTGTTTTCGTAGACCCAGAAGAATAAACATGGGCGATTTCCGGAATTTTCAAGAAAAAATCTGTCACTTCTTGTGGTTTGCTCGAAGTTACTAAAATATCCAAATCACCGACTGTTTCCTGCATTCTTCTGATAGAGCCGGCGATCGCTACGCGATCTACCGATTTTATTTTTTTCAACCGGTCTTCTATTGTTCTTGCAAGCGGTAAAACATCTCCCAAAAGAAACCGCCCGCTGGATTTTTTTAAAAACTCAATGCCTTTTAAAATTTTTTGTTCCGTTTTGCCGCCGAAACCCGCCATTTTGGCGATTTTTCCGGCTTTGGCCGCTTTTTCCAAATCACCGATATTTCTAACTTTAAGTTTCTTATAAAGCCTGAAAATCGCTTTTGGCCCAACGCCTTCAACTCTCGACAATTCGCTTATGTTGACCGGCAATGATTTTTTTAACATTTGATAATATTTTAAATGACCGGTTTTAATAAGTTCTTCAATCTTTTCCGCGATAGAAATGCCAACGCCGGGGATATCTTCAACGGCTTTTAATCCGCCTTTTTTATATATTTCCGCTACTTCCTCTTCAAGATTTTCAATGGAATAACCGGCTTTTTCGTACGCGCGAGGTTTGAAAGGTATCCTTTTTATTTCTAAATATTCGCCTATTTCATAAATAATTTTCGCTATTTCTTTGTTGCTTAGTTTCATAATTTATCATTTTCGTGTTGATGATCCATTTCAACTACCGTACTGTAAAGTGAAATCATAATTACCACGCCGACTAAAGATAAAACACCAACAATAATAAAAAGATTTTGAAAACCCAGGCGTTCCGCTAAAATACCTCCTATGGCAGCCGCGCCTGCTGCCGCAAGACCGACACCGATATTTTCTAAAGTCCATTCAGTACCTTCTTTTTCTTTATCGATATGACGCGTAAAAATCGCATACCAACCCGGATTGGCTAAGGCACCGCCAATACCCAAAATAACCTGGGCTAAATATAAATGAGCGGGTGTTTCTACAAACAAATAAATAAAAGGTACGATACTTACCAGTGTTGAGCCGGCAACCATAAAAAGAAAATCGTCTCTTTCGCCCTTGTGGCGATCTATATAGCGAGCCACAGGCATCTGCGCTAAAGCTCTCGTCAATAAGTTGATTGTGGCGGCAAATCCTACGGTAGTAATAGTGGCGCCGATAATTTGATTCGTAACGAAAATAGCAAAAATAGGGCCGATTAACCCGAAGGCGGAAAAAAACATTATATCACCCAGCACTAAAGTTCTTATTACTTTATTAACTAATGATGTAAACATGTATTTTATTCTAACACATTAGCGTCCCTGCGAGGAATTGAACCTCGATCTCAGCCTTCGGAGGGCTGCGCTCTATCCGTTGAGCTATAGGGACTTATAAAGAACGGATTCAAAAAACGTTATACCAGATTTCAAGCGCTGCTCCCAAAACCGCAAACAATCCGATGGCATAATAAGTAAAATTTGGTAAGTTAATTTCGTAAGCCGGTTTTATTTCCGACGTTTTTGATTTTTTATGAATCAATAAAACCGTAACTGCTTGAAAACCAAAAAACACCGCCCCAATAAGACCGATTATAGTTATAAAATTTCTAGCGCCCAATAAAAATAAAGATATCGGGATCAAGCCGGTCAGAAGCCAGGCGAGCCATTTATTTAGTTTAAAGTCATACCATAAAGTTTCCTTAAAATATACGCCATGGCTTAGCGAGGCGCCGGCAATAGCGAGAAGGCCCAAGAGCGATCCAAGAAATAAAATGCTTCCGGAGTTTAGAGCGCGCGCCAAACCAGATATGGCATCAGCGGAGGTAAGAGAACCGGAAACGCCGACAACGATAAAAATAAAAGCCAAATAAATAATTGGCGGAATCAGCGTTCCATAAAGTATTGCTCGTTTTAATTTATTTTTCGTAGTTCCTAAAATGTCTTCCATCTCCGGTATCACGGCGTAGCCCGTAATGGCGAATAATATGATGCCGTAAGGCAATAATAAATTTTTTATATTTATCTCTTTAAAATTTTCTGGATTTACGTAACCGGCGCCCAGTAATGAAATTATAACGATTATAAAAATTATAATGGAACTTACGAAAAATTCGGCCCGACCAAAGATTTTCGGTCTGGCTAAAACCGCGAAAAACCAAAAAAAGAAAAAGGTTAATGAACCCCAGAAAGCGCTTTTGTTAAAAATCAAAGCAAGAAATTCGCCGCCCAATATTATATAAACAAGCAACACGCCGGCGCTCCCCAATAAAACGGAAATTTTAACAGCCCACTCCCATCTCGTTCCTAAATACTCTTTAGCAAATCCAACCAATCTTTTTCTTCCTTTAGTCCTTAATGCAATTTCTCCCAGAATCTCTTGAATTATCAATACCATTAAAACTAGTAAAATTAATTCAAAAAATCCAATTAAAAATCCTGAATGAAAAAAGGCAAATGGCAAACTAAAAATGCCGGCGCCAATAGTAGTGCCGACAAGAGCAAAAACCGCTAACCAAAAATTTTTATCAAGTTTATTAATCATCACAATGTTCACCAAAAAAGATGCACCCATCATAACTTAAAAAAACAACGAAAATCAATTTGGCCGCGACTCTCACTGACAATCGGACTGTGAATAAGAAGAATCATAAGCATTAATCACCAAGGTCGTTGTGACCATAAGAAACAACTAAATCATTAAGTCACATCGCGCTACATTTGCCTTAATGAGGCAAAATCCTGCGTTATGTGTAAATAAAATAAAAATCTAACCAGGCCTTTATTTTATAAGTTAGAATATTCCACCGGCGAGGCCTTGACACGATTTTTTGATTTTAAAGTAAATCCACCACTTGTGGATAACTCCAACATGTCGCTTACCGGGAAGGGGCCCCGCTTTGCGGGGCAAAGCAAGAATCGAAGTCCGACCTTGCATCAGACTTAATAACATCTTCTTAACAATCTTTAAACATTCTGTTAACAGCATATAAACATGGAAATAAATAATAAATAATTCATTTTCCTCGCCCCGTATACAACTTGTTGTTGTACGGGGCTCGCGCGCTCGCTCCGCCAGCTCTTCGCTCGCTGTCCGATGAAAGCGTTTTACCCCGCCATGGCGGGGACCATGCTAAAACGCTTTCATAAGTTTCGGAAAATAATTTATTTATCATTTCTCCACTCAAAAACAAGTGAATTCGGGCTCAGTTATTTTTTGAGGCAGGATATATTTGTTCTCGAGCGGGGTTATGAGCGCGAAGCGGGCATGGTGTCCCGCGAAGCGGGACGAGCGAGCGCGAATCCCTGAGCGAGCATCCCGCAACTGCGGGGAGCGAGGAAAGCGAGAGAATAAATATATTCTGACGATAGAAGTACGTGAGGAAAATGATTTATTTGTTATTTCTTTGCTATTTCCAAGAATGATATAGGCGGGCGAAAAAATATTAAATTCGGCTATAATAAACGTCGCGACATGATAACTTCTATCCGCCCGGCTGGCAGATAAAATTTAGCCATGGTAGCCGCTTAGATGGCAACACATGGCCTAATGACGGAGTAGAAATGTGGAAAGCAGTCACTTAAATTTAAGCAGCTTCTTTTTCGTTACTATCCAGCAGATTAAGAATTTGCTCTCTTTCAGCATTTTCCATTTTTCGTATCGGTAAAATTAAATATGGCGGTTCAAAAGGCAGAAAAAACGTTTTCTCTTGGCGGGTATCGGGTTGGAATTTTTCTTTCATTTTAAGAGTCTCATCTTCTTGCAAGCTTGACAGTTCTTTTAAAATCTCTTTCTGTAGCCAGTTTTTCGGCGCCTCTATAAAAGAGGCGCTCGATTTTTCTTTGTTAGATAGGCCGGGACTTTTTATTATTTTTGAGGAATCATTGTATTTTTGTAAAAGATTTTCGCTTTTTTGAAAAGCATTTTCGTGTTTTTGGACATATTTTATTTCTTTTTTCGAAGATAGCGCATCTGATATAAACTGGTTTGAAAGTTTATTTTTAGCCGTAGAATGATTGGGGTCAGAATATTTTTTAATATATTCAAGAACCCATTCACTGGTTGTAATATAATAACTACCCAATTTCTTACCCTTGAGCTTGTTTTGCCGAATCATTAAGCCCAAATGGTCGCGAGTATAGCCGTAAAGCTGGGCCGCTGTTTTAAGCGATAAATATTTCACAGAATCATTGGTTTCCATAAGATCCTAAATTAATATAGTTATTTTAAGCAGTTTATACAATTTAGGCAGTTGTGATATCTTAATAAAATGGCTGAAATATCTGAAAAATCTTATCGTAAGAGCGATATGAAATAAGTCCTTTTTTTATTATACCAAAAAATGAAAGCTCCGTATCGCCGGATCTGTGGACAACTCCAACATTCGATTTGCGAAGTCGGAGCTATTATATTTAGAAACTAACTTCAAATTGTCGTTTTACCAGGCCGTATGATCCCAGCGACTTGATAGTAAAGTTTGGATAACTACCGGTCACAGTTGTCGAAATTGAAGCACCATTAGACATTGTTGGCGACGGAACTGGTGCGCCCTTTCTGATTTGGTATAATTGCCATTCAATCCCGGAATCGGCCGCATAGATGGCAATGGTTGAGTCTCCTGTATCGCTGGCTAGTTTTACCTGAGTAGCAACTATATTGGCAATTAAACCCGCGACCAATAAAACAATGGAGGAAATGACAACCGTCAAAATAAGAGCGATGCCTGATTGATTTTTATTTATTTCTTTCATGATTGTATAAATCTTTCACTGATTGTAGTTTGAATCTTGGAGTTAACAGATTGATTGCCGACCTTACTTGTAACACCGGTTGTTATTGTCACTCGAGGTTGCAAGCCGTCTCCTGCCGTCTGTCCTATTAAATAAAAATTTA from Parcubacteria group bacterium includes:
- the infC gene encoding translation initiation factor IF-3 — encoded protein: MLKKLKINNQITAVELRVTDEDGEQIGIMSREEALKLAQERGLDLIEVAPMAKPPVARIFDYGKYLYREQKEERKQRAKQKKDSSKIIRLNLNTGLNDLKIKAEKASEFLKEGTHVQIELVLKGRAKYHKTFSDLGKKKIEDFLKLISTPNKVISELKKQPRGFNITIIKQ
- the rpmI gene encoding 50S ribosomal protein L35, which translates into the protein MPKIKTNKSIQSRIKITGGGKLLRRPTHQSHFNAKESSRQTRIKHGVKQVKKSDYKSFIKYLPYAKS
- the rplT gene encoding 50S ribosomal protein L20; protein product: MPRVKRGKIALKRREKILKYTKGFKWGRKSKERAAKEALLHAWVHAYRDRKVKKRTNRALWQIQINAAVRPEGLNYSRFMHGLKKAKIEIDRKILSELARSHPEIFKEIIEKAKIS
- a CDS encoding MGMT family protein, producing the protein MKYSFKEKVFRAVRRVSKGRTATYKEIAQEAGKPKAWRAIGNILNKNFDPKIPCHRVIRSDGKIGGYNRGADKKTLLLKKEKIR
- a CDS encoding NUDIX hydrolase gives rise to the protein MIDKKFYKNLPRKRVASAALFLNKKKEILIVKPSYKPNWTLPGGIVDKDESPLAGCRREVKEEIGLYVKIKDLLLVDYTHNREKGDALKFIFFGGILGIEKIKCINIDQKEISEYKFSKPQEAIKLLNPKAMVRVVKCLESLESGQPIYLES
- the polX gene encoding DNA polymerase/3'-5' exonuclease PolX, whose product is MKLSNKEIAKIIYEIGEYLEIKRIPFKPRAYEKAGYSIENLEEEVAEIYKKGGLKAVEDIPGVGISIAEKIEELIKTGHLKYYQMLKKSLPVNISELSRVEGVGPKAIFRLYKKLKVRNIGDLEKAAKAGKIAKMAGFGGKTEQKILKGIEFLKKSSGRFLLGDVLPLARTIEDRLKKIKSVDRVAIAGSIRRMQETVGDLDILVTSSKPQEVTDFFLKIPEIAHVYSSGSTKTMVRLKNGMDADIRVVADKSFGATLQYFTGDKRHNITLRALAEKMGYKLNEYGLFKGKKLIVGRTEEEIYKTLKMQTPPPEIRTDSGEIQVALKNKLPKLIGYNEIKGDLQVQTNWTDGENSIEEMAKAAFDAGLEYIAITDHTKSLAMTGGSDEKKLLKQMAAIDKIQSRIGGTKFRILKGAEVNILKDGSLDIEDAVLAKLDVVGIAVHSHFNLSRAEQTKRIIKAMINKNADILFHPTGRLIQKREPYDVDIDEIIKIAKETGTVLEIDADPHRLDLKDEYIRKAVGAGVKLSIDTDAHSKNSFHYLEFGIAQARRGWAKSSDIVNTRPWKEMLKLLK
- a CDS encoding MFS transporter, with protein sequence MFTSLVNKVIRTLVLGDIMFFSAFGLIGPIFAIFVTNQIIGATITTVGFAATINLLTRALAQMPVARYIDRHKGERDDFLFMVAGSTLVSIVPFIYLFVETPAHLYLAQVILGIGGALANPGWYAIFTRHIDKEKEGTEWTLENIGVGLAAAGAAAIGGILAERLGFQNLFIIVGVLSLVGVVIMISLYSTVVEMDHQHENDKL
- a CDS encoding pilus assembly PilX N-terminal domain-containing protein → MKEINKNQSGIALILTVVISSIVLLVAGLIANIVATQVKLASDTGDSTIAIYAADSGIEWQLYQIRKGAPVPSPTMSNGASISTTVTGSYPNFTIKSLGSYGLVKRQFEVSF